From one Papio anubis isolate 15944 chromosome 12, Panubis1.0, whole genome shotgun sequence genomic stretch:
- the TPH1 gene encoding tryptophan 5-hydroxylase 1 isoform X1 has translation MRKGYQLVLADQSVALKTKCLCIDETPIQTSVTYFILPVLENYSKFIMIEDNKENKDHSLERGRASLIFSLKNEVGGLIKALKIFQEKHVNLLHIESRKSKRRNSEFEIFVDCDINREQLNDIFQLLKSHDNVLSVNPPDNFTVKEDGMETVPWFPKKISDLDCCANRVLMYGSELDADHPGFKDNVYRKRRKYFADLAMNYKHGDPIPKVEFTEEEIKTWGTVFQELNKLYPTHACREYLKNLPLLSKHCGYREDNIPQLEDVSNFLKERTGFSIRPVAGYLSPRDFLSGLAFRVFHCTQYVRHSSDPFYTPEPDTCHELLGHVPLLAEPSFAQFSQEIGLASLGASEEAVQKLATCYFFTVEFGLCKQDGQLRVFGAGLLSSISELKHALSGHAKVKPFDPKITCKQECLITTFQDVYFVSESFEDAKEKMREFTKTIKRPFGVKYNPYTRSIQILKDTKSITSAMNELQHDLDVVSDALAKVSRKPSI, from the exons ATGAGAAAGGGGTACCAGTTGGTATTAGCTGATCAGAGtgttgctttaaaaacaaaatgcttatGTATTGATGAGACGCCGATTCAAACAAGTGTGACCTATTTTATCTTACCAG TTTTAGAGAATTACTCCAAATTCATCATGATTGAAGACAATAAGGAGAACAAAGACCATTCCTTAGAAAGGGGAAGAGCAAGtctcattttttccttaaagaatgaagttggaggaCTTATAAAAGCCCTGAAAATATTTCAG GAGAAGCATGTGAATCTGTTACATATCGAGTCCcgaaaatcaaaaagaagaaactcaGAATTCGAGATTTTTGTTGACTGTGACATCAACAGAGAACAATTGAATGATATTTTTCAACTGCTAAAGTCTCATGACAATGTTCTCTCTGTGAATCCACCAGATAATTTTACTGTGAAGGAAGATG gtaTGGAAACTGTTCCTTGGTTTCCAAAGAAGATATCTGACCTGGACTGTTGTGCCAACAGAGTTCTGATGTATGGATCTGAACTAGATGCAGACCATCCt GGCTTCAAAGACAATGTCTACCGTAAACGTCGAAAGTATTTTGCGGACTTGGCTATGAACTATAAACA TGGAGACCCCATTCCGAAGGTTGAATTCACTGAAGAGGAGATTAAGACCTGGGGAACCGTATTCCAAGAGCTCAACAAACTCTACCCAACCCATGCTTGCAGAGAGTATCTCAAAAACTTGCCTTTGCTTTCTAAACATTGTGGATATCGGGAGGATAATATCCCACAATTGGAAGatgtttcaaactttttaaaag AGCGTACAGGTTTTTCCATCCGTCCTGTGGCTGGTTACTTATCACCAAGAGATTTCTTATCAGGTTTAGCCTTTCGAGTTTTTCACTGCACTCAATATGTGAGACACAGTTCAGATCCCTTCTATACCCCAGAGCC AGATACCTGCCATGAACTCTTAGGTCATGTCCCGCTTTTGGCTGAACCTAGTTTTGCCCAATTCTCCCAAGAAATTGGCTTGGCTTCTCTTGGCGCTTCAGAGGAGGCTGTTCAAAAACTGGCAACG TGCTACTTTTTCACTGTGGAGTTTGGTCTGTGTAAACAAGATGGACAGCTAAGAGTCTTTGGTGCTGGCTTACTTTCTTCTATCAGTGAACTCAAA CATGCACTTTCTGGACATGCCAAAGTAAAGCCCTTTGATCCCAAGATTACCTGCAAACAGGAATGTCTAATCACAACTTTTCAGGATGTCTACTTTGTATCTGAAAGCTTTGAAGATGCAAAGGAGAAGATGAG aGAATTTACCAAAACAATTAAGCGTCCATTTGGAGTGAAGTATAATCCATATACACGGAGTATTCAGATCCTGAAAGACACCAAGAGCATAACCAGTGCCATGAATGAGCTGCAGCATGATCTCGATGTTGTCAGTGATGCCCTTGCTAAGGTCAGCAGGAAGCCAAGTATCTAA
- the TPH1 gene encoding tryptophan 5-hydroxylase 1 isoform X2 gives MIEDNKENKDHSLERGRASLIFSLKNEVGGLIKALKIFQEKHVNLLHIESRKSKRRNSEFEIFVDCDINREQLNDIFQLLKSHDNVLSVNPPDNFTVKEDGMETVPWFPKKISDLDCCANRVLMYGSELDADHPGFKDNVYRKRRKYFADLAMNYKHGDPIPKVEFTEEEIKTWGTVFQELNKLYPTHACREYLKNLPLLSKHCGYREDNIPQLEDVSNFLKERTGFSIRPVAGYLSPRDFLSGLAFRVFHCTQYVRHSSDPFYTPEPDTCHELLGHVPLLAEPSFAQFSQEIGLASLGASEEAVQKLATCYFFTVEFGLCKQDGQLRVFGAGLLSSISELKHALSGHAKVKPFDPKITCKQECLITTFQDVYFVSESFEDAKEKMREFTKTIKRPFGVKYNPYTRSIQILKDTKSITSAMNELQHDLDVVSDALAKVSRKPSI, from the exons ATGATTGAAGACAATAAGGAGAACAAAGACCATTCCTTAGAAAGGGGAAGAGCAAGtctcattttttccttaaagaatgaagttggaggaCTTATAAAAGCCCTGAAAATATTTCAG GAGAAGCATGTGAATCTGTTACATATCGAGTCCcgaaaatcaaaaagaagaaactcaGAATTCGAGATTTTTGTTGACTGTGACATCAACAGAGAACAATTGAATGATATTTTTCAACTGCTAAAGTCTCATGACAATGTTCTCTCTGTGAATCCACCAGATAATTTTACTGTGAAGGAAGATG gtaTGGAAACTGTTCCTTGGTTTCCAAAGAAGATATCTGACCTGGACTGTTGTGCCAACAGAGTTCTGATGTATGGATCTGAACTAGATGCAGACCATCCt GGCTTCAAAGACAATGTCTACCGTAAACGTCGAAAGTATTTTGCGGACTTGGCTATGAACTATAAACA TGGAGACCCCATTCCGAAGGTTGAATTCACTGAAGAGGAGATTAAGACCTGGGGAACCGTATTCCAAGAGCTCAACAAACTCTACCCAACCCATGCTTGCAGAGAGTATCTCAAAAACTTGCCTTTGCTTTCTAAACATTGTGGATATCGGGAGGATAATATCCCACAATTGGAAGatgtttcaaactttttaaaag AGCGTACAGGTTTTTCCATCCGTCCTGTGGCTGGTTACTTATCACCAAGAGATTTCTTATCAGGTTTAGCCTTTCGAGTTTTTCACTGCACTCAATATGTGAGACACAGTTCAGATCCCTTCTATACCCCAGAGCC AGATACCTGCCATGAACTCTTAGGTCATGTCCCGCTTTTGGCTGAACCTAGTTTTGCCCAATTCTCCCAAGAAATTGGCTTGGCTTCTCTTGGCGCTTCAGAGGAGGCTGTTCAAAAACTGGCAACG TGCTACTTTTTCACTGTGGAGTTTGGTCTGTGTAAACAAGATGGACAGCTAAGAGTCTTTGGTGCTGGCTTACTTTCTTCTATCAGTGAACTCAAA CATGCACTTTCTGGACATGCCAAAGTAAAGCCCTTTGATCCCAAGATTACCTGCAAACAGGAATGTCTAATCACAACTTTTCAGGATGTCTACTTTGTATCTGAAAGCTTTGAAGATGCAAAGGAGAAGATGAG aGAATTTACCAAAACAATTAAGCGTCCATTTGGAGTGAAGTATAATCCATATACACGGAGTATTCAGATCCTGAAAGACACCAAGAGCATAACCAGTGCCATGAATGAGCTGCAGCATGATCTCGATGTTGTCAGTGATGCCCTTGCTAAGGTCAGCAGGAAGCCAAGTATCTAA